The region GAGTTTGCAACACCAAGACGGTCAAACCTAGCAACAGCCCAAGGAACGCCACGCCGCCGGTGATTGCGAGCAGCTTTCGCCAGGTCGATGCCCCGCCGCCGGGCTGAACGATCGGCTCTACTTCGATTCGGTTTGCCGGCTCATTGCCGAGCAAGAGTGACAATGATCGATCGATCTCGGCCGGAGTTTGATCCAATAAAATGGGCGGAAGGCCGGCGGCGATTTCCTTTAGACGCTGGTCGGTGTTTTCGTCGCAGAACTTCAACAGCCAATTGGCAGCATGGTCGGCCGACTTGGGCCGTTTGCGTGGTTCAAGTTCTAATAAATTCGACAGCGATTCGACCAATTCAGCCGGCGCATCGGCTCGATGGTTGGCGAGGGAGTCAGCCGGATCGTCGGCAATCCGGCGAAGCTGTCCGATCAAGCTTGTGTTGTCGTGATTGTTGCGTGGCGGTCGCCCGGTCAGCAAGAAAAAGACCGTTGCCCCGAGGCCATAGAGATCAGCCGCCGGTCCCACTTCGCCGCCGGATGCTTGTTCGGGAGCCATATAGTCGAGCGTGCCAAGCAGCTTGCCGAGGGACGTTTCCGTTTGTGTGGTCAGCGCCGTCGACAGGTGAGCGAGACCGAAATCAAGCAACTTGATCTTGCCTTCGCGATCGATCATCACATTGGATGGTTTGATATCACGATGCACGGCACCTGCCTGGTGTGCCGCGGCGAGTGCCAATGCGATTTGTCGGCCAACCGCGCAGGCCTCGTCGATGCGCAGCGGTCCGATTTGCTGGACCAGTTTGGCGAGGTTGACGCCATCGACCTGTTCCATCGCCAAATACGCCGCCCCGCCAATCGTCCCCGCATCGGTTGCCGATACGATCCCAGGATGATTGAGCGTTCCTAGAACTTTCGTTTCCCGCTCGAAACGGCGACGAGCGTCGTGGGCGGCGACCAGTTTGGGACTGACGACTTTGATCGCCACGGGTTTGCCAAGCCTGCGATGCGTCGCCGCGTAGACGACACCCATGCCGCCGCGGCCGAGGATGCCACGGATCTCGTAAGCACCAAAGTCTTGACCACTGATTGCCAACGGTTGCCTGTCCGGTGGCGGCGCGTCATCGCTGGGATCGCTTATCAGTCGTTGTAACCAAGATGGCTCGTCGCTTGTTGCAAGGCCACCGGTTGCCAACGGCAAATGCCGAAGCAGCGAATCGTCTACGCTTTCGAACCGTGCGAGCGTTTCCTCGCAGGTTTCGCACTCGGCTAAGTGAGCTTCGATTGTGTCGCCTTCGTCGTCGACGTAGTCACCGATCGCGTAACGGCGTAGATTTTCATCGGTCGGACACTGGGTTGCTGCAGTCATTTCTATCAACCTGAACGCTATTGATCCAAAGGGCATCGCTTGTTGACACTCAATCAAGCAGACGCATCGGCGAGTCGAGCAATCATTCCATTCGTTTTCCGTCATCAATTGGAATTAGGATTAGCCGATTGGCGTTAGCCACGGTTCCGGTGCAAACACCAGGGCAATCGCCCGTCGACTATGGGCCGAACCCAAATATGGAATTGAGGCGGAGCACTAGCACGCCCAGATGCTCACGCGTCTCGCCGCTTCGTTTCGTCCAGTGGAGTTCAACGATACGGTGTGACACGTCAGAATGTTTTTTGGTTGCAATCTGCGTAGAATGACAGTGATGACCAGCGAAATACGAACGACGAGCGATTCCAGCGGGATCAGTCTGGCGGTGCGGTTGCAGCGAGACTCCGATGCCGCTTGGTCGGACCTCGTCGAGCTTTATGGGCCACTGGTCCACGTTTGGGGATGTCGGCTGGGCCTGGACGAATCGTCCACCGAAGATCTGACGCAGGAGGTCTTTCGGCGAGTTCTCCAAGGGATCGACAAATTTGATCTCCGACACAAAAAAGTCACCTTCCGGGGATGGCTGTGGCGAATCACGCTGAACATTGTGATCGATCAGCAGCGGCGTCCAACGATCGCCCCACGTGGCGGAAGCTCCGCCGCCGCGGCCCTGCACAAGGTCGCGGACCCTTTTTCAGCAGACGATGAGTCCGAGCCGCCCACATCGCCCGGTGAAACGGCATCGCTCATCCGCCGAGCGATGAAACAAATCCAATCTCAAGTCGAGCCGACGACGTGGGAAGCATTCGAGCGAACGACCATTGGCGGTGAATCATCAATCGACGTCGCCGACGAACTCGGCCTCACCCCCGCCGCCGTTCGCAAGGCAAAGAGCCGAACCCTGCAGCGACTAAGGAAGCAACTCGGCGATCTTTGGTGACGAACGCTTCGGGGCCCGCGGTGTCTTTCATCAAGTAGGCTGTTGGATTGGGGCCGGCTGTCAACGGTCTTGCCAACCGATGGTCTTGCGAGTCAGACTAGGGGGCCGCTTTCATTCTTACCCTCATTTCCCTTAGCGATCGTCATGGACGGCATCACCGAGCCCGTCGTGTTGGTTCTCGGACATCCTATCGCGGGCAATCCTGCGCAGTTTACTTTGGAACGGGCGTTCGCCGCGCTCAATTTGCCGTGGCGTGTTTTTTCCTGCGACGTTTCGCCGGAGCGTTTACCGGAGGCGATCGAGGGTGCCTTGATTCTTGGGTTTCGCGGGCTGCTGCTTGATCAGAACCTTGTCACGAGTAGCGAACGCGGCGTCGATGCAGATCTTTATTGGCGAGAGGAAGTCGGGCAATCGTCCTGGCAGTCCATTGACGCGACACAGACCTGGCTGGAAAAAGCGATCCTCGATTTCTTTGCCGACGACCAGGGCGAAATCGGGTCACTGCTGCGGATCGGTCCCAAGGTCGCCAGTGTGCCCGTAGGGATCGCGAACGAGCAACACCAATCACCGATCGGTTGGGCGTCGCCGGAATCGATTGAACATTCCGATGTGATTGTCGTTTCCGAAATCGTCGAGCCGGGGCAATGGCCGGCCGCGTCGACGAAGACTCTGGTGATCGATTTTGCCAGTGGCGAGAACGATCATGACGCGATGCGTTCGTTGGGTTACACCGTCTGGGGGCGGGACGAATTGCGAATCGGCGTCCTAATGACTTGTCTGGCCCAATGGGTTAAACAACAACCCGACGAAGATGTCTTGACGGAAGCCATCGAAGAGTACTTGGCGGTTTAGAAGGTGGTTCGGGTGGCAGCGGAAACCCTCATAAAGGCGGCGCGAAAGTTATCCAAAGCGGTCGATCGGTTGCAGTTTTCCGAACCGGTCACGCACGTCTACAACCCGTTGGCCTACGCCCGTCGGTCTCACGAGGCGTAT is a window of Roseiconus lacunae DNA encoding:
- a CDS encoding RNA polymerase sigma factor; the encoded protein is MTSEIRTTSDSSGISLAVRLQRDSDAAWSDLVELYGPLVHVWGCRLGLDESSTEDLTQEVFRRVLQGIDKFDLRHKKVTFRGWLWRITLNIVIDQQRRPTIAPRGGSSAAAALHKVADPFSADDESEPPTSPGETASLIRRAMKQIQSQVEPTTWEAFERTTIGGESSIDVADELGLTPAAVRKAKSRTLQRLRKQLGDLW